A single genomic interval of Picosynechococcus sp. PCC 7003 harbors:
- a CDS encoding ABC transporter ATP-binding protein, with protein sequence MSDTVIRVENLGKKYIIGHQQQRERYTALRDVLTNSAKGLAKRFNPRARVVNPNFEEFWALKDVSFEVKRGDRIGIIGRNGAGKSTLLKILSRITEPTEGRVSIKGRVASLLEVGTGFHPELTGRENIYLNGAILGMSKREIRRKFDEIVAFAEIERFLDTPVKRYSSGMYVRLAFAVAAHLEPEILIVDEVLAVGDAQFQKKCLGKMENVGKEGRTVLFVSHNMGAIKSLCDRSIVLRNGKIIYSGNISEGINQYNSVRDSTISNYYKRKESHIKATKPYFKEIKVFQNENNDEHFKMHLPIYIYCEFEPREFTDFVVTVVVRNSQGDWLIHSTDEFSEYPYDKICTRKATIPSYLLTEGTYYMIFALGSRKDGLHQKLEDIVKFNVEFSGRMSDKTTGSQWKGYLAPGIIKWD encoded by the coding sequence ATGTCTGATACGGTCATTCGGGTTGAAAACCTCGGGAAAAAATACATCATCGGTCACCAGCAACAGCGGGAACGGTACACGGCGCTGCGGGATGTGTTGACGAATAGTGCGAAGGGGTTGGCGAAGCGCTTTAATCCTCGTGCTCGGGTGGTAAATCCCAATTTTGAGGAGTTTTGGGCGCTGAAGGATGTCTCTTTTGAGGTGAAGCGAGGAGACCGGATTGGGATCATTGGCCGCAATGGGGCGGGGAAATCGACGTTATTAAAGATTCTGAGCCGGATCACGGAGCCGACGGAGGGCCGGGTTTCGATTAAGGGTCGGGTCGCCAGTTTGCTGGAGGTGGGGACGGGATTTCATCCGGAGTTGACGGGGCGGGAGAATATTTATCTAAATGGCGCAATCCTGGGGATGAGTAAGCGGGAGATTCGCCGGAAGTTTGATGAGATTGTGGCGTTTGCGGAAATTGAGCGGTTTTTGGATACACCGGTAAAGCGGTATTCGTCGGGGATGTATGTGCGCTTGGCGTTTGCGGTGGCGGCTCATTTGGAGCCAGAGATTTTGATTGTGGATGAGGTTTTGGCGGTGGGGGATGCTCAGTTTCAAAAGAAGTGTTTAGGGAAGATGGAGAATGTGGGCAAGGAGGGTAGGACTGTTTTATTTGTTAGTCATAATATGGGGGCAATCAAATCACTTTGTGATCGAAGTATTGTACTACGAAATGGGAAAATAATTTACAGTGGCAATATTTCGGAAGGAATTAATCAATATAACTCTGTTAGGGATAGCACGATTTCTAATTACTATAAACGAAAGGAATCTCATATAAAAGCAACAAAACCATATTTTAAAGAAATCAAGGTTTTTCAAAACGAGAACAATGATGAACATTTTAAAATGCACTTACCGATTTATATCTATTGTGAATTTGAACCCAGAGAATTTACAGATTTTGTGGTTACTGTCGTTGTTCGGAATAGTCAAGGTGATTGGTTAATACATAGTACTGATGAGTTTTCAGAATATCCCTATGACAAAATTTGCACAAGGAAAGCAACTATACCTAGTTATCTTTTAACGGAAGGTACTTACTATATGATATTTGCTTTAGGTAGTAGAAAAGATGGTTTGCATCAAAAATTGGAAGACATCGTTAAATTTAACGTTGAATTTTCTGGTAGAATGTCGGACAAAACAACAGGTAGCCAATGGAAAGGTTATTTAGCTCCTGGCATTATAAAATGGGACTAA
- a CDS encoding class I SAM-dependent methyltransferase produces MLNLKNYLKENLNQNTLSEIKRLYLLKNSTFQKIFNFVLGVHPNNSIFSFNYHNVSHINNFLIRSKKNLERKKNTLIDIGAGASPYYYIFEEKVSRYIAVDVPDSLPKNEQRPIEQIPSFAESIPLEESICDLVLCNQALEHIQNPSKAVSEIYRILKPGGRFIGSVPHVSPVHLEPYDFRRYTDLGVKKLLEEAGFINIEVEGNGGVYSTVALIVAMDWMLTTRKEGQAQGFSASRALLLSPLVGLMNIMGIILDKILGNKGRTPANLCWIATKPNNI; encoded by the coding sequence ATGCTGAATCTCAAAAATTACCTGAAAGAGAATCTCAATCAAAATACCTTATCAGAAATAAAAAGACTTTATTTGCTTAAAAACAGTACTTTTCAAAAAATTTTTAATTTTGTTCTAGGCGTACACCCTAACAACAGTATATTTTCTTTTAATTATCATAATGTTTCTCATATTAATAATTTTCTTATTAGGTCAAAAAAAAACCTCGAAAGAAAAAAAAATACATTAATAGATATAGGGGCTGGTGCTAGTCCTTACTATTACATTTTTGAGGAAAAAGTATCAAGATATATTGCGGTTGATGTCCCAGATAGTTTACCAAAAAATGAACAAAGACCCATAGAACAAATACCTAGTTTTGCAGAAAGTATTCCCTTAGAAGAATCAATATGTGATTTAGTTTTGTGCAATCAAGCACTAGAACATATTCAGAATCCTTCAAAAGCTGTTAGTGAAATATACAGAATTTTAAAACCTGGGGGAAGGTTTATTGGTTCAGTGCCTCATGTGAGTCCAGTCCATTTAGAACCTTATGATTTTCGTAGATATACAGACCTAGGAGTAAAAAAATTATTAGAAGAAGCAGGATTTATAAATATAGAAGTTGAGGGTAATGGTGGTGTTTACTCCACAGTAGCTTTAATAGTTGCGATGGATTGGATGTTAACAACCAGAAAAGAAGGACAAGCTCAAGGTTTTTCAGCATCAAGAGCATTATTATTATCTCCTTTAGTTGGATTAATGAATATTATGGGTATTATTCTCGATAAAATTTTAGGAAACAAAGGAAGAACTCCAGCTAATTTATGTTGGATTGCAACTAAACCCAATAATATCTAA
- a CDS encoding polysaccharide pyruvyl transferase family protein, with protein MYIPIKQKLKSNLSEKQIDLIRKIISLSQLAYEDIRVNILGQVFPMKPTAISMMANDVCNSRCQMCLIWQQKKDFEVSPEDLAQIFSDPLFTHVQNIGITGGEPTLRTDLPELFKVACTTLPQLSSASMITNAIIEDIVKQRVLECADICNHYGKGFSVSVSLDGIGEVHDTVRGRKNNFDSAINVIQYLRDQGIKVTFGCTITHSNAPYIDELLDYAKQEEITGTFRVAEYIDRLYNSNQTNFIRNFDKKTAYHLGLFFFRAEHDFQTNTAIQKTYRSIRRMLTEGKPRTTGCPYHTRTVILTSRGDLLYCSPKSPIIGNTLKESAAQLYYQNLNKRQEIIKNHCDDCIHDYHVPVTFREKISFFLKCNSIHKKYNCSDLVKKSAQVLKQVKNISDTSTITTQKVLIVGWYGTETVGDKAILWTIIKRLRSRSQPPITIYLSSMHPFICEYTVKEMGLENIIIVETWTQEFEKACDEVEEIIVGGGPLMDLEGLNHILYAFIQGAKSGAINRIEGCGIGPLVNPLYVKVVNEICRLSDHITLRDQTSTNRCLNEFESSAITVADPATEYIDYLKSKPELLQQTKPVLGNKNNVSCFLREWLTNYSEDRDESSYRSIKEKFEDQLVGMLTFIAETKNLDIHLLPMHTFYEGGDDRVFNRYLAKKVSVAIQEKEPESRVRFARLPVSPLEIVHSMHHANFNICMRFHSVLFAETLGIPYLAIDYTGGGKIKAFLEEKGKLDRLISLSDFADGKWRNYLEKLL; from the coding sequence ATGTATATTCCTATCAAACAAAAACTAAAATCTAACTTGAGTGAAAAACAAATTGATTTGATCAGAAAAATAATTTCTTTAAGTCAACTTGCTTACGAGGATATTAGAGTTAACATACTAGGTCAGGTTTTTCCGATGAAACCCACTGCTATTAGTATGATGGCTAATGATGTTTGTAATTCACGCTGTCAAATGTGTTTAATTTGGCAACAAAAAAAAGATTTTGAAGTTAGTCCTGAAGATTTAGCTCAAATTTTTTCAGATCCTCTATTCACTCACGTTCAAAATATCGGAATTACTGGGGGAGAGCCTACTTTACGCACCGATTTACCTGAACTGTTTAAGGTTGCTTGTACGACCTTACCTCAACTATCTTCAGCATCAATGATCACCAATGCGATTATCGAAGATATCGTTAAACAGAGAGTTTTAGAATGTGCAGATATTTGTAATCATTATGGTAAAGGTTTCAGTGTTTCCGTTTCCCTTGATGGCATAGGAGAAGTTCATGATACAGTAAGGGGAAGGAAAAATAATTTTGATTCAGCAATTAATGTAATTCAGTATTTACGAGATCAAGGAATAAAAGTTACTTTCGGTTGTACAATTACTCACTCTAATGCTCCCTATATAGATGAACTCTTAGACTATGCAAAACAAGAAGAAATTACAGGAACTTTTAGAGTTGCAGAATACATAGATCGTCTATACAACAGTAATCAAACGAATTTTATTCGGAATTTTGATAAAAAAACGGCTTATCATCTGGGCTTATTTTTCTTTCGGGCTGAACATGATTTTCAAACCAATACAGCGATACAAAAAACCTATCGTAGTATTAGAAGAATGTTAACAGAGGGAAAACCCAGAACGACAGGATGCCCTTATCACACTAGAACGGTGATATTAACATCTCGTGGTGATTTACTATATTGCTCTCCAAAATCTCCTATTATTGGTAATACATTGAAGGAGTCAGCCGCCCAACTTTACTACCAGAATTTGAATAAACGTCAAGAAATTATCAAAAACCATTGTGATGATTGTATTCATGATTATCATGTTCCAGTAACATTTCGGGAAAAAATATCTTTCTTTTTAAAGTGTAATAGCATACACAAAAAATATAACTGTTCAGACTTAGTTAAAAAATCGGCACAAGTCTTGAAGCAAGTAAAAAACATTTCAGATACATCAACTATAACGACTCAAAAGGTATTGATTGTAGGGTGGTATGGTACAGAGACAGTAGGTGATAAGGCGATTTTATGGACAATTATTAAAAGATTGCGTTCTCGTTCTCAACCACCAATCACTATCTATCTATCTAGTATGCACCCTTTTATTTGTGAATACACAGTAAAGGAAATGGGATTAGAAAATATCATCATTGTCGAAACTTGGACACAAGAATTTGAAAAGGCATGTGACGAAGTAGAAGAAATTATTGTTGGTGGAGGTCCTCTAATGGATTTAGAAGGATTAAATCACATTCTTTACGCCTTTATTCAAGGGGCAAAATCGGGGGCAATTAATAGAATTGAAGGTTGTGGTATTGGTCCGCTAGTTAACCCTTTATATGTTAAAGTAGTCAATGAAATTTGTCGTTTATCAGATCATATAACTCTCAGAGATCAGACATCAACGAATCGGTGTTTGAATGAATTTGAAAGTTCAGCTATTACTGTCGCTGATCCTGCAACCGAATACATTGATTATTTAAAATCAAAGCCTGAACTTTTACAACAGACTAAACCAGTTTTGGGAAACAAAAATAATGTTTCTTGCTTTTTGAGGGAATGGTTAACAAATTATTCAGAGGATAGAGATGAATCATCCTATCGATCGATTAAGGAAAAATTTGAAGATCAATTAGTTGGGATGTTAACCTTTATTGCTGAAACAAAAAACTTAGACATACATCTATTACCAATGCACACTTTTTATGAGGGGGGAGACGATCGAGTTTTTAACCGTTATTTAGCGAAAAAAGTATCCGTTGCTATTCAAGAAAAAGAACCTGAATCAAGAGTCCGTTTTGCTCGTCTTCCTGTTTCTCCATTAGAAATAGTTCACAGTATGCATCATGCAAATTTTAATATTTGTATGCGTTTTCATTCTGTTTTGTTTGCGGAGACATTGGGAATTCCTTATCTGGCTATAGACTATACTGGAGGGGGGAAAATCAAGGCATTTTTAGAGGAAAAGGGCAAATTAGATCGATTAATTTCTCTCTCTGATTTTGCAGATGGAAAATGGAGAAATTATTTAGAAAAATTACTGTAA
- a CDS encoding DUF3368 domain-containing protein → MIILDDLKGRKVAQEQGLIYTGTLGVISRATEKGYYQAIKPILQKIMQTNFRISQNIIDALLSYHGELLD, encoded by the coding sequence TTGATCATTTTGGATGATCTCAAAGGCCGAAAAGTTGCTCAAGAACAAGGCCTCATCTATACAGGTACTCTGGGCGTGATTAGTCGGGCCACGGAAAAAGGCTACTACCAGGCGATCAAACCCATTCTCCAAAAGATTATGCAGACAAATTTCCGTATTTCCCAGAATATTATTGACGCTTTACTGAGCTATCACGGCGAGCTTCTTGATTAG
- a CDS encoding nucleotidyltransferase family protein, translating to MMGSSQADTDYFAYWQREKQRRAAIAQQLQQQARAMLPELVSILVTQFQVTRIILFGSLVRGNFDEQSDLDLAVAGLAPQDFFRAYAMVNDHSPFPVDLKPLEAVDDSFRAKVERMGECLYESNHTSGDRRDYH from the coding sequence ATGATGGGTAGTTCACAAGCCGATACTGATTATTTTGCCTATTGGCAACGGGAGAAGCAACGGCGGGCGGCGATCGCCCAACAACTGCAGCAACAAGCCCGGGCAATGTTGCCTGAGTTGGTCAGTATTTTAGTCACGCAATTTCAGGTCACAAGAATTATTTTGTTCGGTTCCCTCGTTAGGGGCAATTTTGACGAGCAGTCTGATTTGGATTTGGCGGTGGCGGGTTTAGCTCCCCAAGACTTTTTTCGGGCCTATGCAATGGTTAATGACCACAGTCCTTTTCCGGTGGATTTAAAACCTTTAGAGGCTGTGGACGATTCGTTTCGCGCTAAAGTAGAGCGGATGGGAGAATGCCTATATGAGAGCAATCACACCAGCGGCGATCGCCGAGATTATCATTGA
- a CDS encoding sulfotransferase domain-containing protein: MLDKLKSTLGLYKSFNNNNDLHYEDIFFVSYPKSGTTWLQFIIANLLKKDDKEIIDFNTVLKYVYATKTRDRLLSKNPGERIIKSHDVFLSKHHKKYRKIIYLVRDARDVYVSYYHYLRKHLSSDMTFSEFLRKEDIYPSRWHTHVESWIEQPNVVLIIKYENLLKNTYEEVCKVADVFGKGRFNEEKIRKAIEDSSFENMQLLEKERGRPFLTEDAAKKSTTFVRKGIEGDWKNYFSKSDEEYLLSEASSTLKRFDYI; this comes from the coding sequence ATGTTAGATAAATTAAAGTCAACTTTAGGTTTATACAAGTCATTTAACAACAACAATGATCTTCATTATGAAGATATATTTTTCGTATCTTATCCAAAATCAGGTACTACATGGTTACAATTCATCATCGCTAATTTACTAAAGAAAGATGATAAGGAAATTATTGACTTCAATACCGTTCTGAAATATGTTTACGCTACAAAAACTCGTGATCGCCTTTTATCTAAGAATCCTGGGGAGAGGATTATCAAAAGTCATGATGTATTTCTATCAAAACACCACAAAAAATATAGAAAAATTATATATTTAGTAAGAGATGCCAGAGATGTTTATGTGTCTTATTATCATTATTTAAGAAAGCATTTATCCTCAGACATGACTTTTTCTGAATTTTTGAGAAAAGAAGATATTTACCCTAGCAGATGGCATACTCATGTGGAATCTTGGATTGAACAACCAAATGTAGTTTTAATTATAAAATACGAAAATCTTTTAAAAAATACATATGAAGAAGTTTGTAAGGTAGCTGATGTTTTCGGAAAAGGAAGATTTAATGAAGAGAAAATCAGAAAAGCAATTGAAGACTCTTCTTTTGAAAATATGCAACTTTTGGAAAAAGAAAGAGGTCGTCCATTTTTAACGGAAGATGCTGCTAAAAAATCTACAACTTTTGTCAGAAAAGGAATAGAAGGCGATTGGAAAAATTATTTCTCAAAATCTGATGAGGAGTACTTGCTTTCAGAAGCATCAAGTACCTTAAAACGTTTTGATTATATATAG
- a CDS encoding glycosyltransferase family 4 protein, with amino-acid sequence MFTHFFPPDFAPTGQLIEELTRHLSQQGLEVDIFTGQPGYAFQSTEAPPIEQKAGLRIKRSRTAQLWPQRIRGKAINGILFLLRSVLHLAGCWRKTELLLITTAPPFLPVVGYFANLIFRVPYVCLLYDLYPEIAVELGVISEQHWLARFWQNMNIRVWRRAKAIVVLSPAKKQHITQLCPEIEAKVSVIHSWANPDLIVPIPKQENWFALRYKLIQPFTVLYSGNMGRCHDVETFLEAAILLEDEPIKFVCIGNGAKRQLLMQKSEQLGLSNLLLLPYQDKEVLPYSLTACDLSLVSLSPGMERLLAPSKLYSALAAGRPIAVVCPPKSYLKDLVQEANCGRAIANGDGQGLADFIRQLAGDRALAEGMGQAGRRYLEEHFTPRRIAAQYLEVLQNAVEQ; translated from the coding sequence GTGTTCACGCACTTTTTTCCCCCTGATTTTGCCCCAACAGGACAACTCATCGAGGAATTAACGCGGCACCTGAGCCAACAAGGACTAGAGGTTGATATCTTTACCGGACAACCAGGGTACGCCTTTCAGTCTACGGAGGCACCACCGATTGAACAAAAGGCGGGCCTGAGGATAAAGCGATCGCGGACGGCCCAGCTCTGGCCCCAGCGGATTCGGGGCAAGGCGATCAACGGAATTTTGTTTTTATTGCGGTCAGTGCTCCATCTCGCGGGATGTTGGCGCAAAACCGAACTACTGTTGATTACGACGGCCCCTCCCTTTTTACCCGTCGTGGGTTACTTTGCGAACCTAATTTTCCGCGTGCCCTATGTCTGCTTGCTGTACGATCTCTATCCTGAGATTGCCGTTGAGCTTGGGGTGATCTCGGAACAGCATTGGTTGGCGCGATTTTGGCAAAACATGAATATCCGGGTGTGGCGGCGAGCCAAGGCCATTGTGGTGTTAAGTCCAGCCAAAAAGCAACACATTACCCAACTCTGCCCGGAGATCGAGGCAAAGGTCAGCGTCATTCACAGTTGGGCGAATCCGGACTTGATCGTGCCGATCCCCAAGCAAGAAAATTGGTTTGCCCTGCGGTACAAACTGATTCAGCCATTTACGGTGCTTTATTCTGGCAATATGGGGCGTTGCCATGATGTTGAAACATTCCTCGAAGCAGCTATTTTACTGGAGGATGAACCGATTAAGTTTGTTTGTATTGGCAATGGTGCCAAGCGACAACTATTAATGCAAAAAAGTGAGCAGTTGGGATTATCAAACCTCCTCTTGCTGCCTTACCAGGATAAAGAGGTGCTGCCCTACTCTTTAACGGCCTGTGATTTGTCGTTGGTGAGTTTGAGCCCAGGTATGGAACGCTTGTTAGCACCGAGTAAGCTCTATTCGGCATTGGCAGCTGGTCGGCCGATCGCCGTAGTTTGTCCGCCCAAGAGCTATTTAAAAGATCTAGTCCAGGAGGCAAATTGTGGCCGGGCGATCGCCAACGGGGATGGTCAAGGGCTAGCGGATTTCATTCGTCAATTGGCGGGCGATCGCGCTTTGGCAGAGGGCATGGGCCAGGCGGGACGCCGATATTTAGAGGAACACTTCACCCCCCGGCGGATTGCGGCGCAATATTTAGAGGTGCTGCAAAATGCTGTGGAGCAGTAA
- a CDS encoding glycosyltransferase family 4 protein, whose amino-acid sequence MKTLQINVLDSGGGANAVNRLHQGLLNKGIDSRLLVGSSKIQSDRIKNTPSRNRLDKLICSMTWRLGLNYVDTITSFNIPQHPFFQEAEIINFHNLHGGYFNYLAIPKLTEYKPTVWTLHDMWSFTGHCVYSYDCDRWKIGCGKCPYPDTYPGVQMDNTYLEWRLKNWVYSRSNLVIVTLTKWLTEEAKQSILNRFPIHHIPNGIDSQAYQPIESELCKQILDIPKNKKVLMFAAQNLQDSRKGGDLLYQILVKLPESLKSDCVLLILGNGGEEISQLVGIPSINLGYVTGDRMKSIAYSASDLFLCPTRADNLPMVLQESMACGTPMVSFDIGGVPDLVRPNITGYLAKAEDPNDFRNGIIQLLEDMNLREKMGQNSRKIATEEYSLELQAQRYIELYQQTLNL is encoded by the coding sequence ATGAAAACCCTGCAAATTAACGTTTTAGATAGTGGCGGCGGTGCGAATGCGGTAAACAGATTACATCAAGGTTTACTAAACAAGGGTATTGATTCTCGTTTACTTGTAGGTAGTTCCAAAATTCAGAGCGATCGCATTAAAAACACACCGTCAAGGAATCGTTTAGATAAACTAATCTGCTCTATGACTTGGAGATTGGGATTAAACTATGTTGATACTATTACCAGTTTTAACATTCCTCAACATCCTTTTTTCCAAGAGGCGGAAATTATTAATTTTCATAACTTACATGGTGGATACTTCAACTATTTAGCTATCCCCAAGCTAACAGAATATAAACCCACTGTTTGGACTCTTCATGATATGTGGAGTTTTACGGGACATTGTGTTTATAGTTATGATTGCGATCGATGGAAAATAGGCTGTGGTAAATGTCCTTATCCAGATACCTATCCGGGAGTCCAGATGGATAACACATATTTAGAATGGAGATTAAAAAATTGGGTTTATAGTCGTTCTAATTTAGTGATTGTCACTTTAACCAAATGGTTAACGGAGGAGGCGAAACAAAGTATCTTGAATCGTTTTCCTATTCATCACATTCCTAATGGTATTGATTCACAAGCCTATCAGCCCATTGAATCAGAATTATGTAAACAAATACTAGATATTCCTAAAAATAAAAAAGTTTTAATGTTTGCTGCTCAGAATTTACAGGATAGTCGTAAAGGAGGTGATTTGCTATATCAGATTTTGGTTAAATTACCTGAATCTCTCAAATCAGACTGTGTGTTATTGATCTTAGGAAATGGTGGAGAAGAAATTTCTCAGTTAGTAGGGATTCCATCGATCAATTTGGGTTATGTAACGGGCGATCGCATGAAATCTATTGCTTATTCCGCTTCTGATTTATTTCTTTGTCCAACTCGTGCGGATAACCTACCGATGGTATTGCAAGAAAGTATGGCTTGTGGAACACCTATGGTTAGTTTTGATATTGGAGGCGTTCCAGACTTAGTTCGTCCCAATATTACTGGATATTTGGCTAAAGCCGAAGATCCAAATGATTTCCGTAATGGTATTATTCAACTATTAGAGGATATGAATCTTCGAGAAAAAATGGGTCAGAACAGTCGTAAGATAGCTACCGAAGAATATTCATTGGAATTACAAGCCCAGAGATACATTGAACTCTATCAACAAACACTAAATCTATGA
- a CDS encoding ABC transporter permease, producing the protein MKASEFNLVIEAGRTEKQYWQDIWRYRELFYFLAWRDILVRYKQTAIGVAWALIRPFLTMVVFTVVFGNLAKLPSEGGAPYPILVFSAMLPWQFFANSLSECSNSLISNANLLSKIYFPRLVIPTSAVVVSFVDFMISGSILLALMAWYDFVPSWRIVTLPFFVAIAFAAAMGTGLWLASLNVQYRDFRYIVPFMVQFGLYVSPVGFSSAIVPEKWRFLYSLNPMVGVIDGFRWAIIGGDIQIYIPGFLLSLLIVLLVFVSGIWYFRKMERTFADMI; encoded by the coding sequence ATGAAAGCTTCAGAGTTTAATCTAGTCATCGAAGCGGGACGAACGGAAAAGCAGTATTGGCAGGACATTTGGCGCTATCGAGAATTGTTTTACTTCCTAGCGTGGCGCGATATCCTAGTCCGTTACAAACAAACGGCGATTGGGGTGGCCTGGGCACTGATTCGACCGTTTTTAACGATGGTGGTGTTTACGGTGGTGTTTGGGAACTTAGCTAAACTGCCGTCTGAGGGGGGAGCGCCCTATCCGATTTTGGTCTTTTCGGCGATGTTACCCTGGCAATTCTTTGCGAATTCGTTATCGGAATGTAGTAATAGTTTGATTTCCAATGCGAATCTTTTATCGAAGATCTATTTTCCGCGGTTGGTGATCCCGACCAGTGCGGTGGTAGTCAGCTTTGTGGATTTTATGATTTCGGGCAGTATTTTGCTGGCTTTAATGGCTTGGTATGATTTTGTACCGAGTTGGCGGATTGTGACTTTACCCTTTTTTGTGGCGATCGCCTTTGCGGCGGCAATGGGGACGGGGTTATGGTTGGCCTCGTTGAACGTGCAGTACCGCGATTTTCGCTATATCGTGCCATTTATGGTTCAGTTCGGCCTGTATGTGTCGCCAGTGGGTTTCAGTAGTGCAATTGTGCCGGAGAAATGGCGATTTCTCTATTCGCTCAATCCGATGGTGGGGGTGATTGACGGGTTTCGCTGGGCGATTATTGGTGGTGATATCCAGATCTACATTCCTGGGTTTTTGCTGTCGTTGCTGATTGTGTTGCTGGTATTTGTGAGTGGAATTTGGTATTTCCGGAAGATGGAACGAACGTTTGCGGATATGATCTAG
- a CDS encoding UPF0175 family protein has translation MSQRTLQLNFPDAVEQSDQELKVLIAAKLYENGTLTAAQGTELAGLSKKAFLETMGQFHVSVFSHSVADLDNDRKNA, from the coding sequence ATGAGTCAACGTACCCTACAGCTTAATTTTCCCGATGCCGTTGAACAAAGCGACCAAGAACTAAAGGTCTTAATCGCCGCTAAATTGTATGAAAATGGGACTCTCACCGCTGCTCAAGGGACAGAGTTAGCTGGTTTAAGCAAAAAAGCTTTCCTTGAAACAATGGGACAATTCCATGTTTCTGTCTTTAGTCACTCAGTGGCAGACTTAGATAACGACCGCAAAAATGCCTAA
- a CDS encoding DUF29 domain-containing protein — protein sequence MNASLYDTDFYTWTAQQCELLRHKKFHELDLGHLIEELDDLGKRHYDQLESRLVQLIAHLLKWQIQHWRRSNSWRANIRVQRTSIEKLLRRNPGLKSRLDEAMAESWSEARDLAIAETDLPDEQFPEICPFTLVEVLLPEFWPDLA from the coding sequence ATGAATGCTTCACTATATGACACTGATTTTTATACATGGACAGCACAGCAATGCGAGTTACTGCGTCACAAAAAATTTCACGAATTAGATTTAGGTCACTTGATTGAAGAGTTGGATGATTTGGGGAAGCGACACTATGATCAACTGGAATCAAGGTTAGTCCAACTGATTGCCCATCTCCTCAAATGGCAAATTCAACATTGGCGACGTTCTAATAGTTGGCGCGCCAACATTCGTGTGCAACGCACCTCCATCGAAAAACTATTACGGCGTAATCCTGGTCTCAAGTCTCGTTTGGATGAAGCAATGGCAGAAAGTTGGTCGGAAGCGCGGGATCTGGCGATCGCCGAAACGGATTTACCGGATGAGCAATTTCCAGAAATTTGTCCGTTTACCCTCGTCGAAGTCTTATTGCCTGAGTTTTGGCCGGATCTCGCCTAA